From the genome of Equus przewalskii isolate Varuska chromosome 23, EquPr2, whole genome shotgun sequence:
AGACACAGCAACCAATTGCAATGTTTGGAACTTATCTTGATTCCAATTTGAACAAAAACTATACAAAAACTTTGTAAGACAAGAAAATGTGAACACTGCATATTTGCTTATACATATTTGATATAACTAAGTGTTATTTTTTGGTCCGATAACAGTAATGTGGTTATATGACTCTGAAAtaaaagtccttatcttttagaaatacattcTGAAGTATTTCAGAATGAAATATGATGTctgaaatttgcttcaaaattatgTAGGAGGAGTGTAGGGAggtattgttaaatatttaaaggcCTGTGCCCCTAGGATGGGACAATCAAATCTGAATGTGATCAAGACTCTAGATATTATTACCAGCTTACGggggaaaaaagggggaaagaggaagagcttAAATAACACTGAACATACAGTCAGCTAAATATAGAATATGGGCCATTCTGTAGGAAAAATGACTCCTTCTTCACAAATgaatggcattaaaaaaaaagaggagactgTTGGAGATTAAGAGGGACCTAAGGGACAGAGAGAACCACTGAACGCAATCTATCTGAGTTGTTTACCTCAGTTGGACCTTGATTTGAACAAACTAACTGTAAAAAGGCAtttctgaggggccagcctggtggcgcagcggttaagttcacacgctccgctttgacagcccagggttcgccggtccggatcctgggtgcagacctacacactgctcatcaagacatgctgaggcaggtttcccacatagaaagtagaggaggattggcagcagacgttagctcagggttaatcttcctcaaaaaaaaaaaaaaggcatttttgagAAAAGTGGGGAAAACTGTACCTGGATTAGGTAATTGACGATCATAAGGAATTACTATTTGTTGGATATGATCATGGCATTGTGATCAACTTGTTGAAAAGTCCAATTTCTTAAAGATACACTCTGAAGTATTTACAAGCGAAATGAAATTGTCTGCTATGCGCTTTAAAAATAccctagaaaaaaaaagaggtgagggagggagagagggtgaAATAAAAATGGCACAATGTTAATAATTGTTGAAGTCGGCCCATTTTACCAGGCTCATCACTCctgtgtgtttgaaaatatccacaataaaacattaaatacaatttagaacatttaaaaaataaagctagtCCTTGCCCAGGGTGTTACCTATACTGACCGCTCACATTTAAGGGACAGGAAGGCCGCTCAGGtttggaggggggagggaggtggcaaGGCAGGGGAGACTCGGAACTTGACCTGAGCCTGGCGGGAGGGTGAAGGTGGGAAACGGCGGGATCCGGGGCACAGCAGTGTTGGAATCCTCGCCAGCACCCACAGGTGCATTCCTATTGCTGTAGTTGATGATGGGTGCTTGCTCCATCTCCTTGGTCACACTGTGAGCCCTTTGAGAAGGAAAATGCCCCACTCCCTTGCCCTCCGCactcttcccacctcctccctctcccccacatTCCCAAAAGAACTCCCCAATCCAGGGGGTAGCACCACGGCGCCCAAGCACCAAAGGACAGCAGAGTGCTGGTCTGTGGCTCCATCTGCTGGTGGTGCTGGGAACTGAAGCTGCCGAAACAGGGTTCCAATGAGACGGAAGCTGCAGACAATTTGAGCGCTCTGGATCCTTCCCCTCAGAAAGGATAAACACAGGCCAATTAAACATATAAGAAGCATTTAATTTCATCACCATAAACATTATACTCTGATTGCTCACatacagtataaaatatttactccgctaaataaataagacataacATTATTGCAAACGGCACTTAAACCCTCCCGAGATTAGACCTTTGCCCAGGCAGGGGGCGCTCCTGAGATTCTGTGCGAGATTCCCCAAGCACAGATATGCCCTGGGGGCTGAGACGGATAAAGGCTCCAGGAGCCAAACTCCGTGCTTCTGGTCCTGCCACAgcccagaggagaggcagggaggctgctGAGGAGAGGCAGGGGGCGGGCAGCTCCTTCATCAGCCCAGGCCTACAGGGAACAGAGAGGAGCTGGGGGGCAAGGCTGGGCcaagaaaggaggggaggctggggaggctgTGAAACCTggagcccccctccccaccttcctccagGCCCCAGCCTTGGGTAACAGGATTTGGGATGAGTTGGGGCGAGCAGAGATTCCAGGCTCCTGGGTTAGGTACTGTGGGGGCCAGACCAATCACCCCAGGAGGAGATTCTGGCAATGCTCAGCATGATAAACAGCCATCTTAGGGGACCCCATCATTGGGGATCTCAACTCCTAGACACCaacatggcagagctgggaattgATTCCCCTCTACttagttaaataaataacttaaatatttaaaggcCTGTGTCCCTATGGTGGTAACACAGGGGCCAACAAGCCATGTCCTGATAAAACATAGGGGCGGGGGATCAGCAGAAAGGCAGCGCTGTAGAGCCAGGaagcttcccctctcccctcaggaCTCTACCCCGCAAATATCTCTCATACTTTCAAATCCTGTGGAGGAGAGTTTCACACCAGAAACTGCCGCGTAAGAGCAACACTGGGGGGACCTACGGGATAAGGGGGTTTGGAGGTGGGAGCCCAGGCGGCTGAGTTTACTCAGCTCCCCAAATCCCTTCTCTGGGTATGTCCTGACCAGGACACGAGCTGTTAATCCTGAGCCTCGATGTCCCCCTGCAGAGTCCTGCACCCCCCGGAGCATGGAGCTAACCAGACgcctgccctctggcttccctgTGGGAGTCCAGACTGAAGCCCACCGGGAAAGCTACCAGTCGCCCAGCACTAAAGCCCgggagaggccagagggaagCCCCAGACCCCCACCTGTGCAGCTGTGCACCCATGGCCATGGGGTGGCAGCAAAGAGCCACACCACTTTGGCAGCAACAGACACTAGAAGCCAGCCTCAGCCCTGGGGGCTGACTGGAGACTGGAACAGGGCCTTCCCTCAGTGGGTTGGAAGCAGTCTACAGCGAGTATTTGGCCAAGTCGCTCTTGTCAAATACTACCTGTGTGGCAAAGTAAATGGCCACCAGACCCAGGCCTGCAGCCGACACCATATAGGCAGTGACAGACTGGCTGAGCTGAACAATGGAGCCCATAAACAGGGATGGGGCCACCTGAGACAGCAGGAAGGCACTGTCCAGAATGGCAAGGTCCAGGCAGATGCCCCGGCCCGGAAGGACCCCAGCCTCGGGTGGCTCACCCACCACCATACGCATGGAGACATCGCAGGCAGAGGCCCCACAGAGTGCGGGTGGAGACGGGAGCAGGCCGCTGCCTCCAGCACCCATGTGTCCACTCGGGAAGGGAGATCCGGGCTTGGGGCCTGGTGGGAAGCTGGTCATCAGGCTGTCCTCACTGGCGCCACCTCCAGCATCTCCTCGGTATTTGGGCAAAAACACCTgggtgagggagaaaaaaggggaCAGGTACAGGTGTGTACCCAAGTAAGGGATCCTCCAGTTATGAGAACAGACCCTGGCCTTCATCCCAGGGGCTGGAAGAAACCGGGAAACAGGTCTTTTTATAATAAGAATCTGGCAGCAGGTCAGAAAACTGAGCGAACGCTGCTTGGTCTATTTCTAGTCAAGACCCTCATCAAGGGCGGGAGAAGGGTAGGGGGACAGAGAGGGGACAAATCTGAAACCGGAAGTCCAGGACTCCTCTGGCCTCTCCTAGAACAGGTAGGAGGCAGACAAACTCAGTTCTGCAGGTTAGGAAGAGAACAGAACCCCAAGGTAAAGGAAGAGACAGGCAGAATGAAGACAGGTGAGAAGAGATTTGTGAGAACAGAGGAACCAAATCCACAGGCGGGGCCCCTGCTGGCCCAACCCACCCGCCCCGCAGGCTCTCCTAACCGTCCTCCTTCCTGCCGCCCCACACTTCACCACGGGGAAATGCTCATTGCCCTCCGGAGAGGAGCCTGCTGCCACTGGGGTCACAGGCCCTAGCTGTAGCTCTGTCCTACTGTGGGGTCCATGGCCCCAGTCTGGGGAAAGGCAGGGTCCAGAAGACTCAGCCTGGAGTGGATGGGAGGAATCACTCTCTTCCCGACTCCCCAGCCCAGCTGTGCTAATGTTGAAGCTTTCTCACCTCCTTCTCATCGTCCACCCGGAGCCTCTTGTTTAAGGACAAGGCCAGAACTTATCTGACACTGCCCCCTTGCCCACTAGTGCCTAATAGGGGAGAGTTCTTGAGGTGGCTGCGTTAGACCTGGGAGCCACAGCAGAGCTCAAACCTGACCCCAGGGAAGCCCGGGCTCGTCACGCAGCTAGAAGTGGGCAAAGAAGTGCAGGGCCAAGTGTGCCAGCAGCTGCTGCTTGGAATGGGCCTGCCAGGACCGCTCTTCCTTGCCTTCCTCCCCAGGAAAGACCAGCCAGGCTGGAGCCTGGACAGGCCCCTGGGGACAAACATGCTCCTCAGTCTGAGGGAAGGACCCTCAGCATGCTCCCTGGCGTGGCTGCTTGTGCCCAAGCCTGGCCTCTGGACACCAGCCTTTAAGTCCCCGGCCAGGGCAGCAGAGGCTGGAGGCTGATCATGTGCGCCAAAGGGGGTCTCAGGGACAGGTTCCCCAAACCAAAACCCTGGCCCTTCCCGCGACCCCTGCCCCCAATGCAGCTACCTATTCAGTTAACCAACCTCCCAGCTAGGTGTTTCTCTGCTACCCGACTCATGTCCTACAAGGGGCAGAGACGTCTTCCCTAGAGTCTGGAAGCTCTATGAGGTCAGGCCTGCATCTACTCCTCCCTCGGGACACTCCAACTTCTTGCCCCTCTGAGCTCTGCACCCAGGGCTATAACTCAGTGAGGCTAGCGGAGGGGACAAAGGTGACCACAAAGCCTGGGTCAGGAGGCTTTGCACACAAGGGGGCCCCTGGAGGGGCTGGTTAGTGTGAGGCCCCCAACTTACACAGTGCCCAGGTGAGTGGTGTTGGTGCGTCAGGCTCAGAGATCCGCcgtgggggcaggggaaggggacgAAGGCAAAGGTgtgaggcaggaaaagaaaagagagaattagacagaaaaggaagatgaACCAGAAGGAGAGGGGGCAGTAAGGAGCCTTCCCCACCTGGGAGACCAAAGCAGGGCACAGATCAGCCACAGTGCCCCCTGAATAAGGAGAGGTGTTGCCAACACCAGACCATGCCCGCTCACCATGTGCTGAAGCTAGGTGCCCCAGAGGTCATCTGACCCAGGTCCCTACTTCTGCAGACAACAACCCGGCCCAGACTGAGGGCTTCTGCTGGCCTGCCTCTTGAGGATTCCCAGAGAAGGACTTCGCTCTTCCTGCAATCACCCACTGAAGTGCTTTATGGTCCTGACACCAGGAAGTCATTCCCAGAGTCTATTCTACACCCGCTTCCTTCCGCAGCCCACGTCTCTGGCCCTGGAGCTACGAGGAGCTTCCTCTCCAGTCAAAGAAGGCCTTCAACTTCTGGACCAGACCAGCTGGGGCTAGTCAGCCTCCCCTCAGCCCGCTCCACCCAGCGGCCAGGGCGAGTACCTGCTTCTCGCGGTGGTAGAGGGATGCCAGCGTGTAGGGCAGGATCTGCAGGGCGGAGAAGGTGAACCCTGTGAGGGCAGCCGAGGCGGTCACCACAGCCACGCTGCGGGACAGGCACGTGGCACCGGCAGCCACGGGGAAAGCCACCACACTGGCCAGATAGACTGCCCTGGTGCCAAATCGCTGCACCAGCCGGTCCATGACcagggagaagagcagggagaTGGCACACTGCAGGAACAGCCCCAGGCTGCCCATCCGGACCCCTGGAGGcgggtggggagagaggcagtCAGACAGGGAAGGCGGGGAGTGGCTCAGAATTAGGAGCTACAGGCACCTGCTCCCCGAGACCTGCTCTAGACCAGACCCACTCCCCCGCACCTTCCCACCCTACCTGTAGCAACGGAAGTCTAGGCTCTTCCACTGACCCCAGGGAATGTGGCCAAAGCCACTGGCTAAGGACAGAGGAAGATGTTCTAAGGGTCGACTAGAGCCTCAGCTAGTGCTCTGTGGGCTAGGACGGAGACAGGGAACGCAAAGACAGTTCTCCCATAGGCTCTAAGACGGAGCTCCAGGACGTCTGAGCTGGAAGGCGCTAGCAAGGTGGTTTGGGAAGTCAGCAGGGGACACAGAGGGTACCCTGACGTTGGGGCCAGGCGGACCTGAGACCCAGACTTGACTCCGCCACTCCCTTTGGACCTTAAATAAGCTCAGCCTTTTCTTCTGTCAAATTGGGGCAAGGACTGATCAAAATCTCAGAGCAGCCTGAGGCTCTGTTGACACTGCAGGCAAGGCTGCCCTGCACCCTTGAGGAGCTGTACACACAGACTACACACTGGGCCCATTCTCCTGATGGGGAAATCAGGGCATAGATGCACAGCTACCAGTCGAGACACAGGCTGTGGGCACCTCCCTAGGCATGAACGTCCCCTGGACAGCAGCCCCCACAGCAGCACCCATCCCTGGCTGCCGAGGCCTTACCTTCATCATAGTGTCTCCGCGCCTCAGTGCCTGGCTCAGCCCTGGGCACACCCTGGTACAGCCCCTCACCCACGAAGTCCGTGTAAAACAGTGTGAAGGTCATGAATGCCATCCAGCTGCACAGCTCGGCCACAAAGAGTCGGCGCAGAGTACGAGGCACACGGCAGCAGAGCTGGTGCAGCCGGGGGAACAGGGTGCCTAGGTTCCGGAAAGCCAGGCGGGCGCGGCCCGGGCAGCAGTGGGGCGGCATGGGGGACACCGACAGCCCTTCTGGAGGCTCGGCTGGGCCCAACGCTGCCTCCTCGGCCACCAACAGCGTGGCTGCCACACAGGTGAGGAAGATGACAGTGAGCAGGCCAAAGAGGCACTCCTCCTGGGTGCCCAGGTAGGGGGCCAGGGCACTGGCGTCCCAATCGATGGCGGGCAGCAGATAGCCCAGGCAGCCCCCAAGGCTGATCATGAAGGCGTAGACAGAGAAGGCCTGGCGACAGTGGTCTGGGTCCCGGAAGAGGTCAGAGAGCAGGGCCTCCAGTGGAGTGAAGCACACCTGGCCACAGAAGTCCAGCAgccccacgcccaggatcagcaGGGCCAACTCCAGGGGCCTGGCGTCCGGGCACAGCAGCCCTGCCAGCCGGCTGGCCCTCGGGATGAGGAAGAGGCTCAGCAGGACGCCCAGGGACAGGGCCCAGATGAAGGGCCTCCGGCGACCATAGCGCCCACGCCAGTGGTCACTGGCGGAGCCTAGGAGCGGGACGGAGACCAGGCCCAGCACTGGACCAATGCCTGCAAGAAAGGCAGGAGTGTGAGCCAGAGGCTGGGGCCCttaaggggtgggggaaggaggccaACCTCCTTGAGAAGAGGATCACGATATATCACCCAGagggagggccagccctgtgctggaCGCTGTGCTGAGCACTACATGACAGGATCACTAACGCCCCATTttaagatggggaaactgaggcatggagcaACTGATAAGTGATACTTGTACACAGGCACAGAGCTACGGAGGGTGAGCGGTGGGATTTCAACAGCCAGTCTGACTCCAGATGCTGTAATCCTGACAGACCCCCTCTTCCTAGGAGTCACACAATGGTGACCACCTGCCTTCTGTGGCCTCTGCACAGCGCCTGCCCCAGGGGTAAGGAAGCCCCCCGCTGGAAGACCCCAGTCCTACTAATCAGTGGCTGGCTGTACGGCCTGCCTATGTCACCTAACTTCGTATAAGCCTCCTCTACCCTCTCTGTGAATGGATAAACTCAAAGGGCTGTTGAAGGGATTAAATGAGGTAGTAGATATAAATCATAAACAGCCAGACACATGCAAAGGGCAAGTTCTCCAGTGGCTCCTACGGGCAGGCCTTGTGTAGAGGCCAGGGGAACAGCAGTGGCCAGGGAATGTCTCTCTACTCTTTGCTTCCTCTTGGACCCCCTGGGCCCAGGGTCACCCTCCCCAGCAATGGAGGCCTGGCAGGCTCGGGAAGGGCAGGCAGCTCCCTCTCCCGCCCAGCAGCTCTCTGGGCAGAGGCCCCGCTGCCCTGCTGCCGGGGCAGCCTAGATctggagcaggagggaaggagcGCCTGGTGACTCACCCAGAACCATGGTCATGAACTTCTCCTCTACCCCCACTTCCAGCAGCAGGGGTGGCGCGTAGGTGATGCCCGCGGCCAGGCACACCTCCAGGCCGAAGGTCAGCAGGTTGACCAGCAGGAGCTGGGCTTTCCTATGCCGCAGCAGGCGGCTCCCCCACAGCCTCTGGACCATGGTGGGCCAGGCGGCGAGGGCTCCAGCCCATTCACGCATTCCAGAACTGCTTCGTCTCTGGCCTGCTCCAGACACCCAGGCCTCTCCTTTCTGACACCGACCACCTGGGACTCAGCCAGGAGCCCATTTCTGCCAGCCCTCCGTGTGGGTCCAGGTTCTCAGCCCATGCTAAACGCCTGCGGCCATGGGGTGCTTCCTGGACACATACCCCATCACTCGGACACTGAAAGGGAGGGACAACCAAACACACGAGTGTTAGGTCCTGGGAACCAGGATTTGCTCTCAATTCTCTGAATCCTGTTCACTCCCAGGCTGATGGTGTGGCCCTGCCACCTGGGTGTCACCCCCGATTGCCCAGTCAGGAAATTCATGTTAATATTAGCCTAAGGCTGACATAAGTAATAAggtaaatatgatttttaaagcttAGCACACTCCAGAGCCAAACAGATGTCGGTTATTCTctgttttggaatatttttgcAATTGCCCTTGCCTGCTAGTATGggggaaaatagaaatcaaaccAATGGAATTCCCAGTTCCCCAGGCCCTGTCATCAAGGTGCCCTGAGACCCTCCAGCCGGcctggtttgtttgcttttctctctccacctcccagaGCGGCAGTTCAATTCCCCTTTGTTAGGAGCAGCATTTCCTATTCTGCACTGCCTGGCCTGGCCACGGGCCATGGTGCCCGGATGACGGAGGACGGGCAAGGGGGGAGAGGCTGTGGTTTGCTGGGCTGGATTTTAACCTGTCATTGAAACTGCTTCAAGACCGCTCCCCTGGACGAACCTGAGCCTGAAAACCTCTCCCGTGAGTTTCTCTTCGCGTTCAACTGTTGGTGGGGAAAAAACATTCCCACATGTGCTGCCCAGCTGTCCTGGGACAGCGGGGCCATCCAGGGGCCCAGCCTCACGGGCTTGAAACTGCACCACCTGGCAGCAACTGCAGTGACACCAGTGACCCCAGGGCTGGCAGGATGTCCCACACTCCCAGGCAGCCTTTCTCTGTTCCCCAAAGTGCTCCATTCTCAGCAGAGAAATCCCCATAGCCCTTCCTGCTAGGCCTGCCTCCTGTGCCCAGAGATCCTACTGGGGGAGCACCTACCCGTGCCCCCACCCCTAGGCAGTTGCCTCCAGGTCTAGCTTCCCTGAAGAGAAGGTGTAGAGAGTGGGCCATGGTGAGAAAAGGTGAGAGTCCCCTAACCAGCCAGCCATCCCAATGTGGGGGagaggggggcggggcggggggacgGATGACAGAGCCTCACACCACTTGTGGCTGGAGTCTGGCGTGCCTTCCTTTGCCTCATGGATTCAAGCCCATAAATGCTGTTGAAGAGCACTACTCCTGTGCAAGGTCCACAGTGGCCGAGGGCCTGGCTCCCgtctcctccccaaccccagagCCTTCCTGGAGCACCCTCAGGCTCACTTATTCCTCTTCCAAGCTCAGCATCTCGTAATTTGGAGCTTCAAcatcttttatctctttaaataacCTCAAGCCCCACAGGGCCTTGTGTGTTACAGAGCACGTTGGAGGTGCTCTCTGCGCTGTGCCACAGAGAAATCAGACGGCCATCAGTCCTGGGTAAGACGTGTCCATCCCATAACCGCCTTCTGGGGCTCTACAGCTGgtagagcaggaaggaggggacTTCAGATGAGGCTGGGCAACCAACagcctcctccccaaagtcccactcAGACCCAGGCCATCCACTTCGAGAAGGGACACGGCCTCCTATGGGGGTGGCATGGGGAGGAGTGAAAACACTGACTCACGTGGCCCCAAAAAGGGACTGGAGGACCAGACAGCAGTCTTAGCTGGGTGTTTGTGGGTTCAGCTCGAGGCGCGTCCTCCCCAGTCGCTGCTTTGCCATAGCACCACAACAGGAAAGCAGGAGGCTGCACAGGGACCAAGGGCTCGTGCCAtccaggctggagggagggattCTGGGTGCAAAGGCTTCCAGCCCCTTCCACCCCCCACCTTCAGTCTGGGAGGGCCCCGGACATTCACCTGCTCTGGGTTTTTAAGGGACCAGGTCCTCCCTGAGCAAACAGAGGCTGTGTCAGACCCAGCCTCACCCACAACCTGCTCCATTCCCAAGCCCTGCTTGCTCCCTGTTGTTGAAAATAAACCGCAGCTCTCCTGCAACCACTAATCACCCCGCctgccttcccccctccctcaATCTGGTTCCTCACTCCCTGACTTCCTCACTCTCTGACGAGCAGGACCCTCCCTAGCCCACAAGGGAGAACAAAATGGGTGAAGAGAGGAAAGTCGTCTCACCCGCTATGAGGAGCTCACCAGCCAGCTCCTt
Proteins encoded in this window:
- the SLC45A3 gene encoding solute carrier family 45 member 3, whose protein sequence is MREWAGALAAWPTMVQRLWGSRLLRHRKAQLLLVNLLTFGLEVCLAAGITYAPPLLLEVGVEEKFMTMVLGIGPVLGLVSVPLLGSASDHWRGRYGRRRPFIWALSLGVLLSLFLIPRASRLAGLLCPDARPLELALLILGVGLLDFCGQVCFTPLEALLSDLFRDPDHCRQAFSVYAFMISLGGCLGYLLPAIDWDASALAPYLGTQEECLFGLLTVIFLTCVAATLLVAEEAALGPAEPPEGLSVSPMPPHCCPGRARLAFRNLGTLFPRLHQLCCRVPRTLRRLFVAELCSWMAFMTFTLFYTDFVGEGLYQGVPRAEPGTEARRHYDEGVRMGSLGLFLQCAISLLFSLVMDRLVQRFGTRAVYLASVVAFPVAAGATCLSRSVAVVTASAALTGFTFSALQILPYTLASLYHREKQVFLPKYRGDAGGGASEDSLMTSFPPGPKPGSPFPSGHMGAGGSGLLPSPPALCGASACDVSMRMVVGEPPEAGVLPGRGICLDLAILDSAFLLSQVAPSLFMGSIVQLSQSVTAYMVSAAGLGLVAIYFATQVVFDKSDLAKYSL